aatacaatacgatacATTTTCTCGTCCTATCGCGATAGCCGTGTTAGGAAGGAATGGTGGTCGAGAAATCTGATATTGTGATccataataattataagatccGTGGACTCACCAATAAAAGAAAGGCCAATTCAGTGGATCTTTGAGTGTTGTCGTTAGTTTACTTCACAATACTCCGACATTTATCGAAATGAtgataatttaatcatttaaacCCGTGCTATAGTGACAGTTCGTtccgaaaataaaacataatcccATACCCGGTACATCTTTCTTTTGAGCTATAACTCTGAACAAAGTTGTCTGTTTTAAAAAAAAGTAGGCGTACAGTCCCTCAACACTATCGCATTACTTCAACTTAATAAAAGTGATTAAATATGTTACACTTATATATGAGTAGAATTAAAGAAAAAGCATAATAACacggtaaaattaatttaataccgAATCGCGCATTTTCATGAGATACCATGTTTTTTTTAACCAACTTTGACATTTAATGAACAGCTGACACACTCCTAGATGCCTACGTCACAAGGACATTAGGTCTAGGAAACTAAATACGTGATCTCAGATGCTTGACTAGATTCTCGAGTGTGTGCAAATATTATCTAGCTAAAAGAAAAGTACGATAGTCGAAGACAACGATAACTGAAGCTTCACTAtaccactgtctagtatatacagtcatgaagcttgagttgttgagggtactaggaacaatagactgtgccggtactgtttcacattgtatgtgatgaggcgatagtagcgatcctagtggttagcaactacctatctatggatgcatattccctacgtattgaacttcatgactgtatacagtatactagactgtgactatacgtTGACTTTCGACATGTTCAAATTCTGACGAATTCTGCCAAAATTGGTTATGTAAGAAATAGTGTTGGTTTAAAAAGTTTTGAGTTGGTTCCGTTTTCCGTAAGATCATTTCATCAAATTACTATTTTCACTTCATTATCATAACACCATGAGCAAATATTTAATCTTACCCGTCAACACTTTTACATAACTTGTAGCACAAAGCACGAACTTCTTTTTTGACAACTGTTTCAGTTGAAAACGTATTCAgggtaaaatattatattttaaacagCAGTATTACATTGGCTAAAGTCTTAACTTACCAAGAAAGAATTTCCTACCAAGCCTGTCCATAAAAAGTACTGCTAGAACATTGCTTGGGAATGCAGCTGCTACTGTAATGAGGGACTCCATGAACACAtcactttcaattttttcattGCATAATCCTTCATCTGCATCCAAGCCAGCTTTTACAACGTAATCCGTAACTTCACACACAGACGCTTCTTGTCCTTTATGAGCCTGTGCATACTCATTAAATCTATTAAACAGCTCTGGAAACCACATCAACAACCCATAATACCTGaaaaatattgtagatagaaatGATCACTAAACTATATTTGAGTGTTCTATAATGAATACTTACATAAACAAAATTACACTTCGAATCTGAATGGTCTTTTCtgagaatttactaaagattttattaattggtccaacagaataatatctgttattgtaacaattaatatttgaggagaaaaattcgttccggcgtcggggatcgaacccgggtccttggttctacgtatcaagcgctctgaccactgagctacgccgaactcaatccacagcaccggatcgaaccttcgtCCTACAGTGTTGTTTCcctttttgtggcctgactccaagttgggcatatacgttgacgtttatatttcaagtcaactgccattatacaaggagcgcactcagctgagtgactaatggccgggattccgcagtaaagcgcacagcaatctgtacagaataatgaactgctagctagacgaatttactaaagatgttattaattggtccaacagaatagcCTAATATCTGTTattgtgacaattaatatttctgttggaccaattaataacatctttagtaaattcgtctagctagcagtgcattattctgtacagattgttgtgcactttactgcggaatcccggccatcagtcactcagctgagtgcactctttgtataatggcagttgacttgaaatataaacgtcaacgtatatgcccaactcggagtcaggccacaaaaaggGAAACAACACTGTAGGacgaaggttcgatccggtgctgtggattgagttcggcgtagctcagtggtcagagcgcttggtaagtagaaccagggacccaggttcgatccctggcgccagagcgaatttttctcctcaaatattaattttttgagaATGACTGGTCAAGAAAAGAATAAGATACATTGGTTCAAATCTCTTCAGAAACTGTATCGTTCCTTCCTTCATATTGTTTAATTCAGAACAGGTTCAAAGATAATTCCTGATAAAATACGAGTAAGCTTATATTTGTTAAATCTGGAATGTTTCATATCAAGTGCAATATATTGCAGGAAATgtgaattatttacaaatataaattcgtaaaatattataaaacagcCTACCCAATATGAAAGGTGAAGTTTATTGTAATTGAAATAAGTGTGAATTTTAGTATTGGTGAAACAAAAAGTTGTCTGCTGTTGTCCACAATGTCACTCAACATATTCCGACATTGTCCGACTTTTtcatcttccttttccttttcttcttctgttttagGAAATTCGTCAATCAGATCCTTTACCTGCAAGCAAATAGGCAATTATCTATACATGATTATGTCATATTGACAAGCAATGGTTGACGGATTAAGCATATTCCTATTAATTCAATTCATGAAATTTTCTGtaatttaattaacaaaattatgaaaatgaagtacttacttacttacaaatgacttttgaggaacccacaggttcattgccggcctcacataagccctccatcggtcccaatcctgtgcaagattaatccagtctttatcatcatatccaacatccctcaaatacattttaatattatcctcccatctacgcctcggcctccccaaaggtctttttccctccggctcccaaccaacactctacatgcatttctggattcgcccatacgtgctacatgccctgcattgtattaatgtatgcagttctgcattgtgtaactttctccattctcctgtaacttcatcccttttagtcccaaatattttcctaagaaccttattcttaaacacctttaatctctgttcctctctcaaagtgagaatccaagtttcacaaccatacaaaacaaccagtaatataactgttttataaattctaactttcagattttttgacagcagactaaataacaaaagcttctcaaccgaataacaacaggcatttcctatatttattctgcgtttaatttcctcccgtgtgtcatttatatttgttactgttgctccaagatattttaatttttccacctctttgaaagataaatttccaatttttatatttccatttcgtagaatattatggtcacgagacataatcatatatttcgtcttttcgatatgaaaatggaataaattgaattgaaaaggattttactattgatatttaatataataataaatatattcttGAAAATCATGTATTTCTTcgaaatgtaattataattaattaatataatatatttgtttctattgtgaatttttttttcttgctcaggatagcgaccgatgacgggcttatgtgagggtggcaatgaatctccaggttccttaaaagctgtaagtaagtattgtgaaTTTTTAGTAAACATTAGACGTTTGGTTAAGACTAAGGTAAGAAGTGCTATAAAAGTGTTTGAAATAATAGAAAAGCTAATTTTCTCTATGATATAATGGGAATTATGTTTGTAGTAGTAATAGatctaataatcataatcattatgaAGACACAATTTTCACTGTTTCATTACTGAGATAACTGTTTTATTATTGAAGGTAAGAgctaaaaataaacttacgggaTATAGATCTCTTGGTTTTCCTGTGTTCATGCcataaatttttctgaaaatattcatAGCTGATTCACGATCTCCTTGTGACAATAGAAATTTTGGACTCTCGGGAAGAAATATGAGTAAAATAGCGACTACGAAACTAGGTAAAGAACACATTAAGAGAAATATACGCCACGAATTATATTTAAACGCTGGTGAGAAATATCCAATACTGCTCGGAATAATTAACCATGCCAGACCTGGAAATAAAAAAAGTACAAGTTTGTTAATGTGCTCACTTGAcagaaacacaattttattttagtataatcatactaattttaaacaaactttttgTAAGTgtcgtatatataatatataattatcagTTATTTTGGTCAGGATTTCAAGTGCTGAATATTTTCATATGGAAGTCAAATACCGgtaagttaatatttaaaattttcgaacttatccttaatttttatattttttaacttacATGCTACAAAAAGATTTCCTAATGTCCAAAAGGCAGCCATAAAGCTCAGCATTGATCCTCGTTTGGATTTTGGCTGGAATTCAGCAAAGTAAGACCATATAACTGGACCACTTCCACCaagtctagaaaaaaaaaagagcaacaaCTAATGAAGATTAGTGCTTATGTTAATGAACACATAGTGGGCTATATGAAGTATCGTAGCAAAACAATACAATCTCTCCTACCTTCACTGTTATACAAACTTTAACTACAATGAACAACCTCATATATAATTGAAGGAGTCAGAGTCATTGTGGGCCAAGCGCCTtacattaaaaatggagaaaacaagggttaaaattaagtgcttaccataatttaatgaaacatatagtaaataatataaagtgtgcacattaaaactaaattatatgtcaatcttcattaaattatggtattcgtTTAACTTTTCGTCGCATCGCAATCTTTGTCGTGACGTCATAATATTCTGATTTCCTATTGGTCCATAGTTTGTGTAATGTCGCGTCATTGTAAACCCAGCAActccgttttttaataaatagcacttggcccactatggctctgaaccattcAATTATATGCATATTTACTTTATTCCCAataacacatttcaaatttaattacaatgattaattaataACAGATGATTAAAATCTTTTCCTGTACATTCATGGTCCATCTCTCCTAATGTATAGACTCTAACATCTGGACACTAACAATAAGTATGATCCATTGGCACCAATGTTATACGTACATTAAGTACAGAAAAGAATACAACAGGTCAGGATTACCGGTATTTAGTGCAGAGATTCTCAACCTATGGTACGCGTAGTACTGGTGATACGTCAGCCACTGTTGGGTGATACTTaaagtatgaaatgaaaatacaaattaacataaaatataaaaacatataggtagctgttttctgtatattttcatGAATCACTCCAGTGAATAAATCCGAAGAGTAACTGTTTCAATACATTATTGGGACCGGTATTGGATCATAGAAACGTTTATTATAACACTAGGGGCGATACAATGACGTTTTCACAAACTTGATTAATGATACAGCTAATgtcctaaattaaaaatagtggtaTGTATTTGAAAAAGATTGAGAACCGCTGATCTAGCAGGACATCTGCATCGATTAAAAATAGTTGCCTCACCAAATAACATTTTGTGCAATGGAAATGCAATTATGAATCATGACCATATTAGGAAGTGtagtcagggtgcgaattaacaggGAAGATGGTGGGGGGGATCCCCCccccgttggaaagttatccccctctcataaattcacattaacatccctgccagggataacttctatccccctcacaaaatataattgttttaattcgaGTATACTTTATctagtacagtataaagtaagcaaagaaaataatattgatatcaccagcaagctgacaacaatcaataacttaggaattacacatcttattttaaacctgctcatggatataattattattatgatcaagatgcaagacaagcaactcagtgtgaccaagcgttgagccatatcgaatgaggataataataataattttatgtgtggtattctctGTTTAGGATTCTATTCCCCCTcattagaaatcttaattcgcaccctgaatgTAGGGCACTTCTTAAATACTGAACAATATCAAATGGACAATATTGGGAAGCTAGAAAACAAATGGCAAATGTTCAGAGTGTTATCTAAagcattagtttaaataaatatatagcagTGTTCTCCGTACCAGTATTTGTTATGCAGTGGTAATCGTGAATGTATTTAGGTTACATTGCTATATACCCATTTAAGTGGGAGTAATTATtatcctaataataaatatgaagactttattacaaaatattgagtACAGTAGTACTGTTGTACTTACGCTGCTCCGTTGAGAAACCTGAAGAGCATAAAGAGTTCGTATGTTTGACAAAAACTTGATGCAACAATGCAGACTGCATTCATTACTGATATAGCAATCAGTACTTTCTTTCTACCCAGCGAATCTGCTACTGAACCCCATGCGTAAGCACCAGCCATCATACCTTGAAGAGAAAGGAGTGGCGTtgtaaatgtgtaattttacgTACAGACATTTCCGAAGCAATTTATGTTCTCAAACATGCTCAATACAAGTTTATTCACCGCATTTGTTTGTAAACAACCCTTTCGTTGTATTAGATCACCACATGTTCCCACGTCCTTAGCAATAAACAAACAGCTTTGCTTTGTTTCTAGATAATATCTCTCCTGCAAAATTTTAACATCGACATATCACCTTGTCTGGAAAAGCCAACCTAGTTACTCACCAGAAAATTTGAGAACCGTGAACATCTATTTCTCTCTTAATCCACAGAAGTTAGCTAGTATTGACCTAACTGCCTGCCTCCAGGGAAGAAATTCAGTTATATAAGCGTCAACTAGAAGAATTAGAACCTTGAACTGTAATTTGGCTATGATTTGCGAGCCTTTTAAGCTCCTAGACTTCGAAACATTTTAGATTCGTGGAgtttaaaatttataaacatCATTGACTAGTTAGTCTAGGAGGAGGTATAGTGAAGCTGTTTTATCAATTGAGCACTGTATTTCCTTCCACAACTAACGTGAATGGAGGTAATGGCCGTTGAAACCAATATAAGCAGAGTCTCCTTTCAACTGATGACTACCAATGTCACCTGGCCACGCTCATCGACCGGAATATTGACGTAGTAAGAAGCCTAGGTAGTTTTGTAGTCGCCTGAGGAGCTGGAAATGTGAGCATCCCTATTTGAAGTGCGACAGACAATAAGTTGAACAAGAAATAACTACGTCGTAATGGTCCCTCAGGACGTCATGCACGTGTCGGATTCTGCTAATCGTCTCCTACATATTTGGATATCACCCAGGTGAAAGGTCTTACAGCTAGGGCGATATTAACTACTCTGGGTGATCTTCCATCTGATCATCTATTGATGAGCATGAAGATTGTGCACATAGCCGACACCTTCCCGTGTGCAGTGAAATGGGCGCTCTTTGAAGACTAAAGCCCGGTTCAAACGGTGCTTGTTTTCTTGCGTGTTCTCTAGCTGGCTAGCAAGCTGGGTGCCTTGGTGGGTACGATGCAGGCTtccgtgttggctacggtgatggttgttgttctcacggagctggctcttttcacagttcaaattggaaaatgatCTGCTTTTcttctgttgccaacactcatggtcaaaaagaaactgaaCCGTGAgtagaaaacaactaaagtcctacactaacaatagtaaatgtcgtaataaggtaattaagccataagtgcaaaacagctaaagtctgatatttaattgctgtttcttagaaactaaagaatatagataAAAACAGGttcagttggaaaacaacgaatatGGCAACATGGTTTCAGTGGATATACTATATCATCATCGTTGGTTCCAGTCTGCAAAtcaacacgaaaaatagcaaggaacctaccctcgaaatccagcaagcttgccaccaaagcagccaccagagcgcattacttcaagcaagtgagcacgcagggtagcCATCAGCGCAGGCACCTTGGAGTCCATCACGGAAACAAGcacgtctgaaccgggcttaagtgGTTGCTGTTAGTCCACCACCCCCACCTTCGAGGTCAATTAGCGACCTGAAGAAGTGCATTTAGAAGGTAATGGATGACTGAGTTACGAAATGGTTTACGTAACCAGGAAGGATGCAACTACATGCCACATTACCGGCCTAATTATCGCCTGCAATAGGGTctggaccacagtctagtatatacagtcgcgaagctcaatacgtagtaaatatagaAACATTAGGTAGTTcctcaccactaggattgctaaaatcgcctcattacaggcgatgcaaaatagtaccgtcacagtctattgtttctagcaccctcaaaactcaagcttcgtgactgtatatagtagactgtggtctggACATTGTACAACGCACTAGCTTAAATGAGTATAGGGCTTAGGTGAAAAATATGTGCGCTGTCGAATCAGTAAGGCGGTCCATGAGCAAGCTGTGGATGATTAGTAAGCCCGGATTGCAGTAATGGACACCAGAGATAtgttataagcagggaaaggatttatatgtaaatacatatttacttataaagctaatataatttatattttgcattatctttatgtttcacaatgtgtagggttgaaaaatcctacttttattttccatatttttccatattttagagtttagtacatattttcgttaatttccatatattttccatatttcatataaaacagtccatattatattaggtttaacaataaaacaaaacaaaattccattaacttttaaaaatacatttcaacaatagagatttaaacacatgttcagtaatccctttaacatcagagttatttgaaaattagcagtcctatcaacaatgggaaagtaagttacaaaactgtattaatttaatttaaaatttttaacagacttcagttgtgcagctcaacagttaaatgccagtcagagtacacataggttcagttttgtaaatcatactataaagacggtaaatatgccaaaagtacgtcattcagtcaatttaaaatcaaaactaacaagttacatttcagaatttaaagaagatggtttatcaactgacaataaaatattattttgtaatttgtgtcagtgtgcagtatcatctacacaaaagttcctggtgcaacaacacattacaactagtaaacatcaggccaacaaacaactaaattccaagcagagacaattgtttttaacacaaccaacaacatcgaatgtaagatctgagtttaacatcgacctgtgccgttctctcatctctactgatattcctctctacaaactaaagaataaggtcttcagggaattccttgaaaaatatactcaacatacaatcccggatgagtcaacacttaggaagacgtatgctccatccatctacgatgagacaatacagaagataagagatgaaattaaagatagttcaatttgggtttccattgatgagactcccgacaaagaaggtagacttgttggtaatgtagttatcggtttgttaagtgaacaatattctgaacgaattcttttacattgtgatgttctagaaaagagcaataacaaaactatagttaaactgttcaacgaagctatgggtatcctgtggccaaagggtattatgtacgataatgtgttattctttattagcgatgctgccccttatatggtcaaagctggacaagcattatctgttgtatatcctaaattgactcattttacttgtgtggcgcatgcatttcatcgtgtggcagaagtggtcagagacaatttccctaaagtagatttgttgatttcatcagtgaaaaaagtatttctcaaagctcccagtagagttaacgtgttgaaagaaatgtaccctgaaattccattgccaccaaagccaattttaactagatggggtacatggctagaagcagttgaatattatgccgaacatatagactctattaacaatgttctccttgcattggactctgaagatgcagtctcaattgatactgcgaaaacagttacctgtgacataagtgtgaagaatgacttagctcacattcagcatacattttcatgcatcataaaaacgctcaaaagtctccaaaataggcacctttcactatctgaaagttttgaaattataaatagtactgtggaacaactgaatcgtggtagaggtaaagttgcagatgcagtaagagctaaggtggacactgtactttcaaaaaaccctggatatgaagaactacaaaaggttgttgctgtgatgagtggtgaatcaacagtgaagattaacttggacttatccccagcagacattgtgaaattgaattatgtaccagttacttcttgtgacgtcgaacgctcttttagtcagtataaatctatcctcagagacaatagaagaagattcacttttcagcacttgaaagaaatgtttgtaacctattgttatggtaacagacaataaaaattgtgttttgttgaaactacattggaagataaggtacgtccattatattttttgtttagtttgattaaaatgtaccaatat
The window above is part of the Periplaneta americana isolate PAMFEO1 chromosome 11, P.americana_PAMFEO1_priV1, whole genome shotgun sequence genome. Proteins encoded here:
- the LOC138709155 gene encoding synaptic vesicle glycoprotein 2B isoform X1, coding for MVESELGRKDHPIGDVKDGQVNGGSKDIELSVVSVTATRKSDVEKGNNFEKVGFEKAIELAGYGKFHYFLLATCGFVSTSEEMDVISMSFILPSAQCDLNLNTHTKGWLNCIIFIGMMAGAYAWGSVADSLGRKKVLIAISVMNAVCIVASSFCQTYELFMLFRFLNGAALGGSGPVIWSYFAEFQPKSKRGSMLSFMAAFWTLGNLFVACLAWLIIPSSIGYFSPAFKYNSWRIFLLMCSLPSFVVAILLIFLPESPKFLLSQGDRESAMNIFRKIYGMNTGKPRDLYPVKDLIDEFPKTEEEKEKEDEKVGQCRNMLSDIVDNSRQLFVSPILKFTLISITINFTFHIGYYGLLMWFPELFNRFNEYAQAHKGQEASVCEVTDYVVKAGLDADEGLCNEKIESDVFMESLITVAAAFPSNVLAVLFMDRLGRKFFLVFSTFSSGLCASGMYFVTNTKQNLIVSAVFSSVISCGNAALDCLITEIFPTNLRATGVAISMVAARLGGIIGNIVIATLLDMYCPAPTFIVAGLLIGGGLLCLILPNTTREPLS
- the LOC138709155 gene encoding synaptic vesicle glycoprotein 2B isoform X2, with protein sequence MVESELGRKDHPIGDVKDGQVNGGSKDIELSGYGKFHYFLLATCGFVSTSEEMDVISMSFILPSAQCDLNLNTHTKGWLNCIIFIGMMAGAYAWGSVADSLGRKKVLIAISVMNAVCIVASSFCQTYELFMLFRFLNGAALGGSGPVIWSYFAEFQPKSKRGSMLSFMAAFWTLGNLFVACLAWLIIPSSIGYFSPAFKYNSWRIFLLMCSLPSFVVAILLIFLPESPKFLLSQGDRESAMNIFRKIYGMNTGKPRDLYPVKDLIDEFPKTEEEKEKEDEKVGQCRNMLSDIVDNSRQLFVSPILKFTLISITINFTFHIGYYGLLMWFPELFNRFNEYAQAHKGQEASVCEVTDYVVKAGLDADEGLCNEKIESDVFMESLITVAAAFPSNVLAVLFMDRLGRKFFLVFSTFSSGLCASGMYFVTNTKQNLIVSAVFSSVISCGNAALDCLITEIFPTNLRATGVAISMVAARLGGIIGNIVIATLLDMYCPAPTFIVAGLLIGGGLLCLILPNTTREPLS